The Streptococcus viridans genome contains the following window.
TTCTCTTTTTGTGTTTACGTCAATTCATTAAAGTCCCAGATTTGGTCCATCCAGCCTTCATAGAAATCTGGCTCGTGGCAAACCATGAGGATCGATCCCTTATATTCTTTCAGGGCCCGTTTCAACTCTTCTTTGGCATCCACATCCAAGTGGTTGGTCGGCTCATCTAGTACCAAGACATTGTTTTCACGGTTCATCAAGAGACAGAGGCGTACCTTGGCTTGCTCCCCACCGGATAGTACTTGGATTTGGCTTTCGATATGCTTGGTTGTCAAACCACAGCGGGCAAGGGCAGCTCGAACCTCTGCTTGATTGAGAGCTGGAAAGGCATTCCAGACTGCTTCTAGCGGTGTCTGACGATTGCCTCCTTCGACCTCTTGCTCGAAATAGCCAAGCTCAAGATAATCCCCACGCTCGACTTCACCAGCAATTGGAGGGATAATTCCTAGAAGACTCTTCAAGAGAGTGGTTTTCCCGATCCCATTAGCTCCGATAATGGCGACCTTCTGATTGCGCTCGAAGGTCAAGTTCAAAGGCTTGGTCAAGGGACGATCATAGCCAATTTGGAGATCCTTGGCCTGGAAGATAAAGCGTCCAGGTGTGCGGGCATTTTTAAATTCAAAGGATGGCTTTGGTTTCTCACTTTGCAACTCAATGAGTTCCATTTTGTCCAGCTTCTTCTGACGAGACATAGCCATATTCCGTGTAGCCACACGCGCCTTATTGCGGGCTACGAAATCTTTCAAATCAGCAATCTCTTTTTGCTGGCGCTCATAAGCCGCTTCCAATTGTGATTTCTTCATTTCATAAACTTCGAGGAATTGGTAGTAGTCTCCTGAATAGCGGGTCAACTGTTGATTTTCCACATGGTAGACGATGTTGATCACATCGTTCAAGAAAGGAATATCGTGGGAAATAAGGACAAAGGCATTTTCATAGTTCTGCAAATAGCGTTTGAGCCAATCGATGTGCTCTGCATCCAAGTAGTTGGTTGGCTCGTCCAAGAGAAGGATATCTGGTTTTTCAAGGAGCAATTTAGCCAAAAGGACCTTGGTCCGCTGCCCACCTGACAGGGCCGTCACATCCGTCTCCATACCAAAGTCCATGACCCCAAGAGCACGCGCCACTTCATCTATCTTGGCATCCAAGGTATAGAAATCCCGGCTCTCTAACCGATCCTGGAGCTCTCCGACTTCTTCCATGAGAGCATCCATATCCGCTCCATCTTCAGCCATTTCCATATAGAGGTCATTGATGCGAGCCTCTGCTTTAAAGAGCTCGTCGAAAGCTGTCCGCAAGACATCGCGCACCGTTTGCCCTTCTTTTAGGACAGCATGCTGGTCAAGATAGCCAGCGGTCACATACTTAGACCACTCGACCTTCCCTTCGTCGGGTTGCATCTTGCCCGTCACGATGCTCATGAAGGTGGATTTTCCTTCACCATTGGCCCCTACCAATCCGATATGCTCTCCCTTTAACAAGCGGAAGGACACATCCTCAAAAATAGCCCGGTCTCCAAAGCCGTGGCTTAAATTTTTCACCTCTAAAATACTCATGATTGACTCTCTTTCATTGATTTCACTCGTATGATTATATCATCTTCAAGACAGAATTAAAAGGGAGTCCAACTCCCTTTTTTCTTACAAACCTAAGTCCGCATATGGTTTCCGGTAGCCCACTTGAACAACTTTTCCGTCCTTCACTAAGAGAGGGCGTTTGATCAGCATGCCATCGCTAGCTAAAAGGTCTGCCGCTTCTTCTATCGAAAGCTGATCCACCTTGTCTTTCAAGCCTAACTCCCGATACTTCATCCCACTGGTGTTAAAGAAGGATTTGATTGGTAGGGAAGACTCCTTGATCCAAGTTTGTAGTTGCTCACTGGTCGGGGTGTCTACCACGATATCTTGACTATCAAACTCACAGCCTAAGCTCGTTAACTCCGATTTCGCCTTGCGGCAGGTCGAACATTTTGGGTATTCAATAAATGATAACATCTTTTCTCCTTATTCTTTCCAAGATATGGCCTCATGTTGCAACAGCCAACGCTTGCGATCTAGTCCAGCAGCATAGCCTGTCAACTTTTTCTCCGTACCCAGCACCCGGTGACATGGGATAAGGAGGAGCAAGGGATTCCGACCTACTGCTTGACCGATGGCTTGGGCAGATTTGCAAGACAAGGCCCGGGCAATCTCTCCATAAGTCCGACTTTCCCCATAGGGAATCTGAGCTAGATAGGCCCAAACTCTTTGTTGAAAGTCTGTCCCTTGAGGAGATAGGGGAAAGGGCATGGAAGGATTTTCCCCTATAAAGTATCGATCCAGCCATTCAAAGACAGCTTCATGAAGTGGCTGACAAGCTTCTTCGATATGCTCAAGCCCCTGCTCACAATTGGCTTGGTCACAAAACCAGATCCCAACTAGGCTTTCCTCATCCACCACAACAGATAGAGGCCCCAAGGGACTCTGATAGAGTTGGCGATAAAACCTAGTCATTTTGAGACTGTTCTGCACGGTAGTCCCAACGATCATCTTCGCTAATCACTTGGAAGAGGCTGGTTTCTGCCTTTCGTTTGATCTTCTGATAAGCGAGACGCACCCCATCAATTGGTACCTTCCCACAGTAATGGAAGCCTAACTTCTCTAAAAGGTGTTGCATGACCTTGTTGTCAGGATGGGTATCACAGCGAAAATCCGGGCCTTTCTCTCCTTCGATCAAGCCTTGAAGGAAGGTTTGGGCTACGCCTCGTCCAGCAGCTTCTTTGGCAACAGCGATCCGGTGAAAACTGATATAGAGATAGTTATCATGTTCCCATTTTCCATCATAAATGTCATTATAAGCTGCTTCATTTCCCTTGTAGAGAGCGGCATAAGCTACGACTTCTTGATTCTCTACAGCTACATAACCACGGCTTTCTAGGATATCCTCAAAAATGATTTCTTGATCCGGATAACCATCCTGCCATTGGTCCACGCCAGCTGCAGCTAAGCTATCCTTGCCATCTTGGATGATTTCCATAATCCGATTGATTTCATTGGGATAGGCCATTCTAATTTCCATCAGACTCTCCTTTTTCTTCCTCTTGGTGGTAACGGGCATAGAGATCACTCTTTTGCAGCCCAAATTGTTTGGCAACCTGTTTAATTGCCTGGTTCTTTTTCATACCAGATTCGACCAGTAGATCAATCTCTCGGATCAGATCCACTTCTTCTAGATCTGGCTTCTGCTCACTGGCGCCCTCCACAATTAGAAGGCACTCCCCCTTGAGGGGATTTTCCTCTAGGTAAGCCACTAACTCTGCGATGGTCCCTCGTGTGTACTCTTCATAGATCTTGGTCAGTTCTCGGACCAGCACAACCGGACGGTCTCCATAGACTGCCAGCATATTTTGAAGCGTCGCACGAACCCGGTGCGGAGACTCATAAAAAATCTGAGTCTCAGGATAGTCTCGCTTTTCTTGAAAAAAAGCCTTTTGCTGCCCTTCTTTGCGCGGGAGAAATCCATAAAAGATATGAGGCTGGGGAGCCAAGCCACTCGCAATTAGACCCGTAATCCCGGCGCTCGGACCAGGAACCGCCACAACGGGAATCTCTCGCTCAATGGCTGCCTTGACCAAGTCATGACCTGGATCCGAAATACTTGGCAATCCAGCATCCGATACCTGGGCCAAGCCCTTTCCTGACTCCAAATGAGCTAGTAAATCAGGAATTTTTTCCATAGCATTGTGCTCGTGAAAGCTGGTTTGCGGCGTCCTAATCTCAAAATGCTTGAGCAAGAGTCCTGTATTACGGGTATCTTCCGCCGCAATCAGATCTACCTCTTTTAAGGTTTGGATCATGCGGTAGCTCATGTCATCCCGATTGCCAATCGGAGTCGGCACTAAAAAGAGGGTTCCCGTCGCTCTATCCCCTTTAAAACTTCGTTGAATCTGCATGTTTACTCCCTAAATAACAATTCATCACAGAAAATACACTCTTCATCATTTTCACGACGTTGACCATAGGAGTCTGTACAAACATGAAATCCATCATTGTAAATTCTTTGTAAATTTTCACGACCATTGCGATGGAATTTAGGGGAGCTGGTTTTCTCCACTTCTCCTAAGCGCTCTCTCAATTTATCATTTTCAAGACGGAGAGCAGTATTTTCCTCGACAATGAGTTTGAGATTTTTCTTAATGGCTTCAACCTCTGCTAATGTAACTAGCAATTCCTGGGAGAAGCCATCCAAAGCATCAAATAATTCTTTTTTATTCATCTCTTTACCTTCTATTTTTCAACTGTAGGACCATATACTCGAGAGCATTTTGAAAACTCACATTGCGTTCCCACATCTGTTTGGCCAAGACCAATTTTTCTAGATAGTCTCTTCCTAAGGACTGACCGATGGAGCGTGCAAAGAGCAATTCCAGCAAGCGAAAGGCTTGGGACTGCTTTTCTTTATCATCCGTCTCTTGAACCAAGCGAGAGACCAGTAAGTAGACATGCGGATCTGCTTTTAGACAAGCTGCGACGAAACGCTCACACTCTCTCGCCAGATCGAAA
Protein-coding sequences here:
- a CDS encoding ABC-F family ATP-binding cassette domain-containing protein, which gives rise to MSILEVKNLSHGFGDRAIFEDVSFRLLKGEHIGLVGANGEGKSTFMSIVTGKMQPDEGKVEWSKYVTAGYLDQHAVLKEGQTVRDVLRTAFDELFKAEARINDLYMEMAEDGADMDALMEEVGELQDRLESRDFYTLDAKIDEVARALGVMDFGMETDVTALSGGQRTKVLLAKLLLEKPDILLLDEPTNYLDAEHIDWLKRYLQNYENAFVLISHDIPFLNDVINIVYHVENQQLTRYSGDYYQFLEVYEMKKSQLEAAYERQQKEIADLKDFVARNKARVATRNMAMSRQKKLDKMELIELQSEKPKPSFEFKNARTPGRFIFQAKDLQIGYDRPLTKPLNLTFERNQKVAIIGANGIGKTTLLKSLLGIIPPIAGEVERGDYLELGYFEQEVEGGNRQTPLEAVWNAFPALNQAEVRAALARCGLTTKHIESQIQVLSGGEQAKVRLCLLMNRENNVLVLDEPTNHLDVDAKEELKRALKEYKGSILMVCHEPDFYEGWMDQIWDFNELT
- a CDS encoding arsenate reductase family protein; amino-acid sequence: MLSFIEYPKCSTCRKAKSELTSLGCEFDSQDIVVDTPTSEQLQTWIKESSLPIKSFFNTSGMKYRELGLKDKVDQLSIEEAADLLASDGMLIKRPLLVKDGKVVQVGYRKPYADLGL
- a CDS encoding methylated-DNA--[protein]-cysteine S-methyltransferase, translating into MTRFYRQLYQSPLGPLSVVVDEESLVGIWFCDQANCEQGLEHIEEACQPLHEAVFEWLDRYFIGENPSMPFPLSPQGTDFQQRVWAYLAQIPYGESRTYGEIARALSCKSAQAIGQAVGRNPLLLLIPCHRVLGTEKKLTGYAAGLDRKRWLLQHEAISWKE
- a CDS encoding GNAT family N-acetyltransferase, with translation MEIRMAYPNEINRIMEIIQDGKDSLAAAGVDQWQDGYPDQEIIFEDILESRGYVAVENQEVVAYAALYKGNEAAYNDIYDGKWEHDNYLYISFHRIAVAKEAAGRGVAQTFLQGLIEGEKGPDFRCDTHPDNKVMQHLLEKLGFHYCGKVPIDGVRLAYQKIKRKAETSLFQVISEDDRWDYRAEQSQND
- the rsmI gene encoding 16S rRNA (cytidine(1402)-2'-O)-methyltransferase; translation: MQIQRSFKGDRATGTLFLVPTPIGNRDDMSYRMIQTLKEVDLIAAEDTRNTGLLLKHFEIRTPQTSFHEHNAMEKIPDLLAHLESGKGLAQVSDAGLPSISDPGHDLVKAAIEREIPVVAVPGPSAGITGLIASGLAPQPHIFYGFLPRKEGQQKAFFQEKRDYPETQIFYESPHRVRATLQNMLAVYGDRPVVLVRELTKIYEEYTRGTIAELVAYLEENPLKGECLLIVEGASEQKPDLEEVDLIREIDLLVESGMKKNQAIKQVAKQFGLQKSDLYARYHQEEEKGESDGN
- the yabA gene encoding DNA replication initiation control protein YabA gives rise to the protein MNKKELFDALDGFSQELLVTLAEVEAIKKNLKLIVEENTALRLENDKLRERLGEVEKTSSPKFHRNGRENLQRIYNDGFHVCTDSYGQRRENDEECIFCDELLFRE